In one window of Candidatus Scalindua sp. DNA:
- a CDS encoding response regulator, whose product MSDKNVMVVEDNEKNRKLMRVILKSKGYNVIEATTGEEAISALKKQKPDIILMDIQLPGIDGITLAKQIKEDANTNDIPIIAVTAFAMKGDEQKILSSGCNGYISKPIDTHELINIMEQYLRKT is encoded by the coding sequence ATGTCCGATAAGAATGTAATGGTAGTTGAAGATAACGAGAAGAACAGAAAATTAATGCGGGTAATACTCAAATCAAAAGGCTACAATGTGATTGAGGCAACTACCGGTGAGGAGGCCATAAGTGCGTTAAAGAAACAAAAACCAGATATTATTCTTATGGATATCCAACTGCCCGGTATTGACGGCATTACACTTGCTAAACAAATTAAGGAAGATGCAAATACAAATGATATCCCCATCATAGCCGTAACTGCTTTTGCTATGAAGGGTGATGAGCAGAAAATATTATCTTCCGGGTGTAACGGCTATATCAGCAAACCTATCGATACCCATGAGTTGATAAACATCATGGAACAGTATTTAAGGAAAACTTGA
- a CDS encoding response regulator: MGKAKILVADDVKQNVKLLRVILTASEYDVVEAYDGEEALEKVKTENPDLILLDIMMPKLTGYEVCEKLRADEKTSNLPIVLITSLREMDDRIKGIDAGADDFISKPFNKAELLARVKALIRTKKGTAQKKNSVVLDALIPHLTEGVVVADKQWKVKHINQAARDFLTIRETEKENLDLLAFLADMNLSDCLDTIKNTQEKISDFLVYFSNTQYPYTINANLIKLFTEDSELITIILILRKKEEV; encoded by the coding sequence ATGGGTAAAGCAAAAATATTAGTTGCTGACGATGTTAAACAGAATGTAAAATTATTGCGCGTAATTCTGACCGCATCCGAATATGACGTCGTTGAGGCCTATGATGGTGAAGAAGCGCTGGAAAAGGTAAAAACAGAGAATCCGGATTTAATCTTGCTGGACATTATGATGCCAAAGCTTACGGGATATGAAGTATGCGAAAAATTGCGCGCAGACGAGAAAACCAGTAACCTGCCGATTGTGTTGATTACCTCTTTACGCGAGATGGATGATCGCATTAAGGGTATTGACGCGGGTGCGGACGATTTTATCAGCAAACCCTTTAATAAAGCAGAGCTCCTGGCAAGGGTGAAGGCATTAATTCGCACAAAAAAAGGAACTGCCCAAAAAAAGAATTCCGTGGTATTAGATGCTCTCATCCCTCATTTAACAGAAGGCGTGGTCGTTGCAGACAAACAATGGAAAGTTAAACATATAAATCAAGCGGCCAGAGACTTTTTAACTATCCGTGAAACAGAAAAGGAAAACTTGGATCTCCTTGCGTTTCTGGCAGACATGAATCTATCAGACTGCTTAGATACAATAAAGAATACGCAGGAGAAGATAAGCGATTTTCTTGTTTATTTTTCAAATACTCAGTATCCTTATACTATAAACGCGAACCTAATAAAGCTGTTCACTGAAGACAGTGAGTTAATTACTATTATATTGATCTTAAGAAAAAAAGAGGAAGTGTAA